Proteins encoded in a region of the Gammaproteobacteria bacterium genome:
- a CDS encoding uroporphyrinogen-III synthase, with protein MTASPAFHLDGARILVTRPRHQAGPLVDMIEQAGGLAPVFPALAIGAKPLSDREQQLIRQLSQVDVAFFISPNAVNYGLDATEALVGQLPGQLLLACVGAGSEQALMDRGYQHVIRPDNTFTSEGLLSRSEFSDMHGKQALIFRGNGGRELLRETLEQRGAQVDYIECYQRMLPEEDPETLNRMIADKALDAVVVTSSDALRNLVTMTVTHNLPQLKQLPVIVVSPRMAEVAGELGFGQVYTADRATDDAILATLNTWRKQAVQA; from the coding sequence ATGACCGCCTCCCCGGCCTTCCATCTCGACGGCGCTCGCATCCTGGTCACTCGACCACGTCACCAGGCCGGGCCATTGGTAGACATGATTGAGCAGGCCGGCGGCCTGGCACCGGTTTTTCCGGCGCTGGCAATCGGCGCGAAACCGCTCTCTGATCGCGAACAGCAACTGATCCGGCAATTGTCACAGGTGGATGTGGCATTTTTTATCAGCCCAAACGCGGTGAATTACGGCCTTGACGCCACCGAGGCACTGGTCGGGCAACTGCCAGGGCAGCTGCTTCTGGCCTGTGTTGGTGCCGGCAGTGAACAGGCGCTGATGGACCGGGGCTACCAGCATGTTATTCGTCCGGACAACACGTTTACCAGCGAGGGCCTGTTATCCCGGTCCGAGTTTAGCGATATGCATGGCAAACAGGCGCTCATATTCAGGGGCAATGGCGGACGCGAACTGCTACGTGAAACCCTTGAACAGCGCGGAGCGCAGGTGGACTACATCGAATGCTACCAGCGCATGCTGCCGGAAGAAGATCCCGAAACACTCAACAGGATGATTGCCGACAAGGCTCTTGATGCAGTGGTCGTAACCAGCTCGGACGCCTTGCGTAACCTCGTTACGATGACAGTCACGCATAACCTGCCGCAGCTGAAACAGTTGCCGGTAATCGTCGTCAGCCCGCGAATGGCCGAGGTGGCAGGTGAACTGGGGTTTGGGCAGGTTTATACCGCTGATCGCGCTACCGACGACGCCATCCTGGCGACATTGAACACGTGGCGCAAGCAGGCTGTCCAGGCCTGA
- a CDS encoding histidine kinase, with product MNPDTTRAFASRLREWLYQLIYPMGTQKLLDSDSHFLPNFCESRMVINVVVVAEMLALVISLVMPVPSIFFDNYFEALLQISLFIQWIALACTGGLCAARRYLVRLPDRFALVTAYLLLLLITVIVNELTVWILYGAGKISTPRPEWYAHMHFQNLSVSAIINLLMLGYLLTKQELLKRTASEAAARIEALQSRIRPHFVFNAMNIIASLIRSDAEKAEHAVEDMSELFRMMLNNEESMVPVRREVEVAEKYLALEKLRLDNRLDVIWDIGKFPRKAIMPILTLQPLLENAITHGIERLPSGGTVSVTLWEEDDTIRIRIANPLPKARKKSTDGNMDETLDNIRQRFESHYGDQARLKTEQSEGRYIVSVVLPVRDTY from the coding sequence ATGAATCCAGACACAACCAGGGCGTTTGCCAGCCGGCTGCGCGAATGGCTTTACCAGCTGATCTATCCAATGGGGACACAAAAGCTCCTGGACAGTGATAGCCATTTTTTGCCTAACTTCTGCGAAAGCCGCATGGTAATCAACGTTGTTGTTGTCGCCGAAATGCTGGCGTTGGTTATCAGCCTGGTGATGCCGGTTCCAAGCATCTTTTTCGACAACTACTTCGAGGCATTGCTGCAAATCTCGCTGTTCATCCAGTGGATCGCCCTGGCCTGCACCGGCGGCCTGTGCGCGGCGCGGCGCTACCTGGTGCGGCTACCTGACCGGTTTGCCCTTGTGACCGCCTACCTGCTGTTGCTGCTGATTACGGTCATAGTCAACGAACTTACCGTATGGATTCTTTACGGTGCCGGAAAGATTTCCACGCCGCGTCCCGAGTGGTATGCGCATATGCACTTCCAGAACCTGTCTGTCAGCGCCATTATTAACCTGCTGATGCTGGGATACTTGCTGACCAAACAGGAACTGCTCAAGCGCACAGCATCGGAAGCGGCTGCCCGAATTGAGGCGCTGCAATCCCGCATCCGGCCACACTTTGTGTTCAATGCCATGAATATCATTGCCAGCCTGATTCGCAGCGATGCTGAAAAAGCCGAACATGCAGTCGAAGACATGTCGGAATTGTTCCGGATGATGCTGAACAACGAGGAAAGCATGGTGCCGGTCCGGCGTGAAGTCGAGGTGGCAGAAAAATACCTGGCACTGGAAAAGTTGCGGCTCGATAATCGTCTTGATGTTATCTGGGACATCGGCAAGTTTCCGCGCAAGGCCATTATGCCCATCCTGACCTTGCAGCCATTACTGGAAAATGCCATTACGCATGGTATAGAACGCCTGCCAAGCGGTGGCACTGTCAGCGTAACGCTTTGGGAAGAGGATGATACGATCAGGATACGGATTGCCAACCCGCTGCCGAAGGCGCGAAAAAAATCCACCGATGGCAATATGGACGAAACCCTGGACAATATTCGGCAACGCTTTGAAAGCCACTACGGCGATCAGGCGCGACTTAAAACCGAACAAAGTGAAGGCCGTTACATCGTTAGTGTTGTATTACCGGTGCGCGACACCTATTGA
- the hemC gene encoding hydroxymethylbilane synthase, with translation MTTLRIATRKSQLALWQAEYVRDRLLAINPNLTIELVKMSTQGDKILDTPLAKIGGKGLFIKELEARMLDGSADLAVHSTKDMPAELPEGLHIAAICEREDPRDAFVSNTYDALDDLPLGAVVGTSSLRRQCQLRAIRPDLDIRDLRGNVNTRLAKLDAGDYDAIILAAAGLKRLGFADRIRNVIDTATSLPAVGQGAVCIETRTNDDVVNALIQQLNHEPTARCVRAERAMNTRLEGGCQVPIAGFAELNGDTLSMRGLVGHTDGKHTVRASISGRADEAERLGTALADDLLAQGAADILKAVYEQQ, from the coding sequence GTGACCACACTACGCATTGCTACCCGAAAAAGCCAACTTGCCCTGTGGCAGGCCGAATACGTGCGAGATAGGCTGCTCGCCATTAACCCCAATCTGACAATTGAGCTTGTCAAAATGTCCACCCAGGGCGACAAGATACTGGACACGCCGCTGGCCAAAATCGGCGGTAAGGGCCTGTTTATCAAGGAGCTTGAAGCCAGGATGCTGGATGGCTCAGCAGACCTTGCCGTGCATTCCACCAAGGACATGCCGGCGGAACTGCCCGAAGGCCTGCACATCGCCGCCATCTGCGAACGCGAAGACCCGCGTGATGCGTTTGTTTCCAATACTTATGATGCGCTTGATGATCTGCCGCTGGGCGCTGTGGTCGGTACCTCCAGCCTGCGACGCCAGTGCCAGTTACGGGCAATACGGCCTGATCTCGATATTCGTGATTTGCGCGGCAACGTCAATACGCGCCTGGCCAAACTGGATGCCGGCGACTATGACGCCATTATCCTGGCTGCAGCCGGCCTGAAGCGCCTGGGATTTGCTGATCGCATCCGCAATGTCATTGATACCGCCACCTCACTTCCGGCAGTGGGCCAGGGCGCAGTGTGCATTGAAACCCGCACTAACGATGACGTGGTCAATGCGCTGATTCAGCAGCTCAATCACGAGCCCACAGCGCGCTGCGTGCGCGCGGAACGGGCCATGAATACGCGCCTTGAAGGCGGCTGCCAGGTGCCTATTGCCGGTTTTGCAGAGCTGAATGGCGATACCCTGTCCATGCGCGGCCTGGTAGGGCACACCGATGGCAAACATACCGTTCGCGCCAGTATTAGCGGGCGCGCCGATGAGGCGGAACGGCTCGGTACTGCGCTTGCTGATGACCTGTTGGCCCAGGGCGCGGCCGACATTCTGAAAGCCGTGTACGAACAACAGTAA
- a CDS encoding lipoprotein: MKRILLVVMVLLVGMTACGRKGPLFLPQEQPVNKAGKKSEPPASSGTGDVAGDKKKQREKQ; the protein is encoded by the coding sequence ATGAAAAGAATCCTGCTGGTTGTGATGGTTCTGCTTGTTGGAATGACAGCCTGTGGCCGCAAAGGGCCGCTGTTTCTTCCGCAAGAGCAGCCGGTGAACAAGGCTGGAAAAAAGAGTGAGCCACCGGCGTCAAGCGGGACAGGAGATGTCGCCGGTGACAAGAAAAAACAGCGAGAGAAACAATAA
- a CDS encoding LytTR family DNA-binding domain-containing protein encodes MRILIVDDEKLARDRLRELVNDIGGHTVIGEGTNGNEAVEKASELNPDILLMDIRMPGMDGLEAAMHLMGMENPPSVIFTTAYDQHALDAFEVNAVDYLLKPIRKDRLANALVKARKLTQKQIQEINDAREEPAARTHISVHMRGNIRLVPIADICFFLADSKYVVVRTEKEEHLIEDSLVNLEKEFGERFLRIHRNALVAREFIKGIEKSPSGTWQVSIKGIEDRKLDVSRRHAASVRKWARNKL; translated from the coding sequence ATGCGAATCCTGATTGTTGATGACGAAAAACTGGCCCGTGACCGTCTGCGAGAACTGGTAAACGATATTGGCGGCCACACAGTCATTGGCGAGGGCACGAATGGCAATGAAGCCGTTGAAAAAGCCTCGGAGCTCAACCCGGATATCTTGCTGATGGATATTCGCATGCCCGGTATGGATGGGCTCGAGGCCGCCATGCATTTAATGGGCATGGAAAACCCGCCATCGGTGATTTTTACCACCGCTTATGACCAGCACGCCCTTGATGCCTTCGAAGTGAACGCGGTCGATTACCTGCTCAAACCCATTCGCAAGGATCGTCTCGCCAATGCACTGGTCAAGGCGCGCAAGCTTACACAAAAACAAATACAGGAAATCAACGACGCGCGCGAGGAACCGGCCGCCCGTACCCATATCAGCGTACACATGCGCGGCAACATCCGCCTTGTACCAATTGCCGATATCTGTTTTTTCCTTGCTGACAGCAAGTACGTTGTTGTGCGCACGGAAAAAGAGGAACACCTGATCGAGGATTCACTGGTGAATCTCGAAAAGGAGTTTGGCGAACGCTTCCTGCGCATTCACCGCAACGCCCTGGTCGCCCGGGAGTTCATCAAGGGTATTGAAAAAAGCCCTTCCGGCACCTGGCAGGTCAGTATCAAGGGCATCGAGGACCGCAAGCTGGATGTCAGTCGACGTCATGCAGCATCGGTCAGGAAATGGGCCCGCAACAAACTGTAG
- a CDS encoding nucleotide pyrophosphohydrolase, producing the protein MADSLEDLGSLLKAFARARDWEQFHTPKNLAMAMAVEAAEIMEHFQWKTPEQSMSLDAKEHREVALELADVFIYLMRLAQELDVDLVAVANEKMAINEERFPAGD; encoded by the coding sequence ATGGCTGACTCGCTCGAGGATCTCGGCAGCCTGCTCAAGGCTTTCGCGCGGGCGCGTGACTGGGAGCAGTTTCATACACCCAAGAACCTGGCCATGGCCATGGCCGTGGAAGCGGCAGAGATAATGGAGCACTTCCAGTGGAAAACGCCCGAGCAAAGCATGTCTCTGGATGCTAAAGAGCACCGCGAGGTGGCGCTGGAACTGGCCGACGTCTTTATTTATCTTATGCGCCTTGCCCAGGAACTGGATGTCGATCTGGTCGCCGTTGCCAATGAGAAAATGGCGATCAATGAAGAACGGTTTCCAGCCGGAGATTGA
- a CDS encoding saccharopine dehydrogenase NADP-binding domain-containing protein, with the protein MKRIWRVMVLGGYGRYGRHIVEQLAQTPGVECIAAGRRPPKPRANTSAAIRFLKVDANDAGSLSAALQGIDFLINATGLFSSSSQYHVAKACVAAGVHYIDLADNRDYVRGFTELDDLARRNNVLLVTAAGASPVLPVLLTDVIRHEFDSISDIRVYRSAGNRNPGGPASLSGLLEQVGEQFEVLQSGKWRVLEAWSNPQRINFPRPVGRRRCYCINSPELDVLARRYQADSVVYRMGFELGLFNIGLSLLARARKHKGITSPQRLARWLLMLSRIVRNRGSDNDALGVIVRGEKSGKQIEHGIYLVAREGAGMSIPCAPAVALIQKLLDSEASGEIKLSGASQACDLIGFEEVRRHLSTHNVVLVRA; encoded by the coding sequence TTGAAAAGAATATGGCGGGTAATGGTGCTGGGCGGTTACGGTCGCTATGGCAGGCATATTGTTGAGCAGCTCGCGCAGACCCCCGGCGTTGAGTGCATCGCAGCGGGCCGCAGGCCGCCGAAGCCGCGGGCGAATACCAGCGCGGCAATCCGGTTCCTGAAAGTTGATGCCAATGATGCCGGCTCGCTGAGTGCCGCACTGCAAGGCATTGATTTCCTGATTAATGCAACCGGACTGTTTTCCTCATCCAGTCAGTATCATGTTGCCAAGGCCTGCGTCGCCGCAGGTGTTCATTATATTGACCTGGCCGACAACCGTGACTATGTACGCGGTTTCACCGAGCTGGACGACCTGGCCCGTCGCAATAATGTGTTGCTGGTAACGGCTGCCGGAGCGTCGCCAGTATTGCCGGTATTGCTGACGGACGTAATCAGGCATGAATTTGATTCCATTTCCGATATTCGGGTGTATCGTTCGGCCGGTAATCGCAACCCCGGCGGTCCAGCCAGCCTGTCAGGGCTGTTGGAGCAGGTTGGTGAACAGTTTGAGGTTCTGCAATCCGGAAAGTGGCGGGTATTGGAAGCCTGGAGTAACCCGCAACGCATAAATTTCCCGAGACCGGTTGGTCGTCGGCGATGCTATTGCATCAATTCTCCGGAGCTTGATGTGCTTGCCAGGCGATACCAGGCTGACAGCGTTGTCTATCGCATGGGATTTGAGCTGGGACTGTTCAACATTGGCCTCAGCCTGTTGGCCCGGGCGCGCAAACATAAAGGCATAACATCACCGCAAAGACTCGCGCGCTGGTTATTGATGCTGTCTCGCATTGTGCGCAACCGGGGCAGTGATAATGATGCTCTTGGCGTTATTGTTCGTGGCGAGAAGTCGGGTAAGCAGATTGAGCATGGCATCTACCTGGTGGCACGGGAAGGCGCGGGTATGAGCATACCCTGTGCGCCGGCAGTGGCGTTGATACAGAAACTTCTTGACTCGGAAGCATCCGGCGAGATCAAGCTGTCCGGCGCCAGCCAGGCGTGTGACCTGATCGGTTTTGAAGAAGTGCGTCGACACCTCAGTACCCATAATGTTGTACTGGTGCGTGCATAA
- the argH gene encoding argininosuccinate lyase, with translation MSEKKLWGGRFTSATNEFVEAFTASVNFDQRLYRQDIAGSIAHATMLAKVGVLTEAECSQIVDGLNRVQSEIESGDFNWQVGREDVHMNIEARLTELVGDVGKKLHTGRSRNDQVATDIRLFLRDGVDEVAAGIRALQKVLLDVAEREADTIMPGFTHLQAAQPVTFGHHMMAWFEMLVRDFERFADCRKRINVMPLGAAALAGTTYPIDRNITAELLGFDRPANNSLDAVSDRDFAIEFVTAASTLMMHLSRFSEELIIWSSTQFDFVDLGDGYCTGSSIMPQKKNPDVPELVRGKTGRVVGHNVGLLMLMKSQPLAYNKDNQEDKEPVFDTLDTVIDCLRAYSGMVAGMTIKRDNMRKTAIAGYSTATDLADYLVRKAVPFRDAHEIVGLLVRKAIDRQCDLAELSLEEMQSAGSMIEQDVFAVLTLEGSVNARNHLGGTAPEQVRLAIQRARKELS, from the coding sequence ATGAGTGAAAAGAAATTATGGGGTGGCCGGTTTACTTCGGCGACCAATGAATTTGTTGAAGCGTTTACGGCATCGGTAAACTTTGATCAACGTTTATATCGGCAGGATATCGCCGGCTCGATTGCACACGCCACCATGCTGGCAAAGGTGGGTGTGTTAACCGAAGCAGAATGCAGCCAGATAGTCGACGGTCTTAACCGGGTTCAATCAGAAATTGAAAGCGGAGACTTCAACTGGCAGGTGGGTCGCGAAGATGTGCACATGAATATCGAAGCGCGCCTGACCGAGCTGGTTGGTGATGTCGGTAAAAAATTGCATACCGGTCGTTCGCGTAATGACCAGGTGGCCACGGATATTCGCCTGTTCCTGCGTGATGGTGTGGACGAGGTGGCGGCGGGTATTCGTGCGCTGCAGAAGGTATTGCTGGACGTGGCCGAGCGCGAAGCCGATACCATAATGCCCGGGTTCACGCATTTGCAGGCTGCGCAGCCGGTAACCTTTGGTCATCACATGATGGCCTGGTTCGAAATGCTGGTGCGTGATTTCGAGCGTTTTGCTGATTGCCGCAAGCGTATCAATGTCATGCCTCTTGGTGCTGCAGCACTGGCCGGCACTACTTATCCAATCGACAGAAACATCACTGCCGAGTTGCTTGGTTTTGATCGGCCAGCCAATAATTCCCTGGATGCTGTTTCGGATCGCGACTTCGCCATTGAATTCGTGACGGCAGCGAGTACGTTGATGATGCATTTGTCACGCTTTTCCGAAGAGCTGATTATATGGTCATCGACACAATTTGATTTTGTTGACCTGGGTGATGGCTATTGCACCGGCTCGTCGATCATGCCGCAAAAGAAAAACCCGGACGTGCCGGAACTGGTTCGCGGCAAGACCGGCAGGGTAGTCGGGCACAATGTCGGCCTGCTGATGTTGATGAAATCGCAGCCGCTTGCCTACAACAAGGATAACCAGGAAGACAAGGAACCGGTATTCGATACGCTTGATACCGTCATTGATTGTCTACGCGCCTATTCCGGCATGGTAGCGGGCATGACAATCAAGCGTGACAATATGCGCAAGACCGCCATTGCCGGGTATTCCACGGCGACCGACCTGGCTGATTACCTTGTTCGCAAGGCTGTTCCGTTCCGTGATGCCCATGAAATTGTCGGTTTGCTTGTGCGCAAGGCCATAGACAGGCAATGTGATCTCGCCGAGTTGAGCCTGGAAGAAATGCAGTCGGCCGGCAGTATGATTGAGCAGGATGTGTTTGCGGTATTGACGCTGGAGGGTTCGGTGAACGCGCGCAATCATCTTGGCGGTACTGCGCCTGAACAGGTGCGACTGGCTATACAGCGTGCGCGCAAGGAATTGTCCTGA
- a CDS encoding thioredoxin family protein — MKIKIPIIILVAMTAWATVIQAGAAFKGLPKATDLRADSRLAQRTQRPIMVFFASAYCGYCDLVAELYLRPMLESGSHEDRILLRVVQTDDSAGRMIGFDGRRTYHADFASRHAASLTPLIKFYGPDGRELVPEIFGYNNPDYWGYYLEEAINLAVKKLRASS, encoded by the coding sequence ATGAAGATCAAAATCCCGATAATTATCCTGGTGGCAATGACCGCCTGGGCGACCGTGATACAGGCAGGGGCAGCTTTCAAGGGCTTGCCCAAGGCTACCGATTTGCGCGCTGACAGCCGGTTGGCGCAACGCACACAGCGACCCATTATGGTGTTTTTCGCGTCCGCATATTGTGGCTACTGTGACCTGGTGGCTGAATTGTACCTTCGGCCCATGCTGGAAAGCGGCAGTCACGAGGATCGCATCCTGTTGCGTGTAGTGCAGACCGATGATTCCGCCGGGCGCATGATTGGTTTTGATGGTCGACGCACCTACCACGCCGACTTTGCCAGCCGCCATGCGGCATCACTGACGCCGCTGATCAAGTTTTATGGCCCCGATGGCCGGGAACTGGTGCCGGAAATTTTTGGCTACAACAATCCGGATTACTGGGGTTACTACCTCGAAGAGGCCATCAACCTGGCAGTGAAGAAACTGCGCGCCTCATCCTGA
- a CDS encoding metallophosphatase family protein: MTIQLGLISDVHALAAPVEQALSEFSRRGVDRVICLGDIAGYGEQLEATVELLQQAGAEGIRGNHEQWYLDRYKPCRGKLGRVHDWFATLPRTRSETIAGISTFMVHASPPDSLVDGIRLLDEHGRPMTAAHESWAAKLAETDCELLLVGHVHQAYAQRLGKVMVVNPGSTAYNHSCAILRLPELAVDWIALSGRSIRWSWNWGMNIKTDD, translated from the coding sequence GTGACAATTCAACTAGGCCTGATCAGCGATGTTCATGCGCTTGCCGCCCCGGTAGAGCAGGCGTTGTCTGAATTCAGTCGGCGTGGCGTTGATCGCGTCATTTGTCTCGGTGATATTGCCGGGTACGGTGAGCAACTGGAGGCCACGGTCGAATTGCTGCAGCAGGCGGGCGCAGAAGGGATTAGGGGAAATCACGAACAATGGTACCTGGATCGATACAAGCCCTGCCGCGGGAAGCTCGGACGCGTGCATGACTGGTTTGCGACACTGCCGCGCACGCGATCAGAAACAATTGCCGGCATCAGCACATTCATGGTACACGCCAGTCCCCCGGATTCTCTTGTTGACGGTATTCGTCTGCTCGATGAGCATGGCCGGCCAATGACAGCCGCGCACGAGTCCTGGGCGGCGAAACTGGCTGAAACTGATTGTGAGCTGTTACTGGTTGGGCATGTACACCAGGCTTATGCACAACGACTGGGTAAAGTGATGGTGGTAAACCCCGGGAGCACCGCTTACAACCACAGTTGTGCCATACTCCGGTTGCCCGAACTTGCCGTTGACTGGATTGCCTTGTCGGGCCGGTCCATCCGGTGGAGCTGGAACTGGGGCATGAACATAAAAACAGATGATTAG
- a CDS encoding histidine kinase, with protein MKTRNSTQDFLPDFGSFGVAIRLILLAEIVALVITIGRNPVFDQQAWYDLNLLSTYALIVSFSTVVVLKLTSPLIQRAGPKVGNVISFLVLLLVTALSAEAMIFLLYDFGLIGERWPEWREVFILRSLLVAAVIGVPALRYLALVHRTRTGKQAQQDAQMQALQSRIRPHFLFNSMNSIASLTRTDPDKAEAVLHDLADLFRVLLADARKLVPISAEREISRQYLEIEKIRLGDRLKIKWNVGNIPRNAQIPALTLQPLLENAIYHGLETRFGGGLLKIDLWAEGEILNIMISNPLPDPSSAKKHTTGNKIALDNIRQRLETQFGNAASMQSFEEGGQYHVRIKMPITRA; from the coding sequence GTGAAAACCCGGAATTCAACCCAAGATTTTTTACCCGACTTTGGCTCATTCGGAGTCGCCATCCGGTTAATCCTGCTGGCGGAAATTGTTGCCCTGGTCATCACCATTGGCCGAAACCCGGTCTTTGACCAACAGGCCTGGTACGATCTGAACCTGCTGTCTACCTACGCCCTGATTGTATCGTTTTCCACTGTCGTCGTACTCAAGCTGACCTCCCCCTTAATTCAGCGTGCCGGCCCCAAAGTCGGCAATGTCATCAGCTTCCTGGTACTTTTGCTGGTTACGGCTCTAAGCGCTGAAGCGATGATTTTCCTGCTTTATGATTTTGGTCTCATCGGTGAACGCTGGCCCGAATGGCGGGAAGTGTTTATCTTGCGCAGCCTGCTGGTCGCGGCCGTCATCGGTGTTCCGGCCCTGCGCTACCTGGCCCTGGTTCACCGTACCCGGACCGGCAAGCAAGCCCAGCAAGATGCCCAGATGCAAGCCTTGCAGTCTCGAATTCGACCGCATTTCCTTTTTAACAGCATGAACAGCATTGCCAGCCTGACACGAACAGATCCGGACAAGGCCGAAGCCGTCCTGCATGACCTGGCCGACCTGTTCCGGGTGTTGCTGGCCGATGCGCGCAAACTGGTGCCCATTTCTGCCGAGCGCGAAATTTCGCGCCAGTACCTCGAAATCGAAAAAATCCGCCTCGGCGACCGCCTCAAGATCAAGTGGAACGTCGGCAATATCCCGCGAAATGCCCAAATACCGGCTTTGACCTTGCAACCACTGCTGGAAAATGCGATTTATCACGGGTTAGAAACACGATTTGGTGGGGGGCTGCTCAAAATTGATTTATGGGCCGAGGGCGAGATCCTGAATATCATGATCAGCAATCCCCTGCCGGACCCGTCGAGCGCCAAAAAACATACAACCGGCAACAAGATTGCCCTGGACAATATTCGTCAAAGACTGGAAACCCAGTTTGGCAATGCGGCCAGCATGCAGTCGTTTGAGGAGGGTGGTCAGTACCACGTCAGAATCAAGATGCCGATAACTCGCGCCTGA
- the lysA gene encoding diaminopimelate decarboxylase, which translates to MDTFAYNNDRLMVEQVSLDEIAAAVGTPFYVYSRAMIEYQWRAYDDAFSGRDHLVCYAVKANSNIALLRMLAQLGSGFDLVSGGELERVIRAGGDPDKIVFSGVGKTEAEIRRALELDIGCFNVESASELVRINEIARDMNTHARIALRVNPDVDPNTHPYISTGLRENKFGIPIEDAFELYQRAAESAGLQIKGIACHIGSQLTDTEPFIEALERVMALVGELDDAGITLETIDLGGGLGITYYDEEPPEPDDYITELMDHFQSLGSRYQKMCIIIEPGRSIVGNAGALVSRVEYLKHGEEHNFAVIDAAMNDLIRPTLYNAWQEIVPVERKHDLQTGVYDVVGPICETGDFLGKERELAIEEDDLVAILSAGAYGFSMSSNYNSRPRVPEVMVDGDRFHVIRRRETLDELIGPEAFIPE; encoded by the coding sequence ATGGATACATTTGCCTACAACAATGACCGGTTGATGGTGGAACAGGTTTCCCTGGACGAAATCGCTGCTGCGGTGGGCACGCCATTTTACGTGTACTCGCGCGCCATGATTGAATACCAGTGGCGCGCCTATGATGATGCGTTCTCGGGACGTGATCACCTTGTCTGTTACGCCGTAAAGGCCAACTCCAACATCGCGTTGTTGCGCATGCTGGCGCAGTTGGGTTCCGGGTTCGACCTGGTGTCCGGTGGCGAGCTGGAGCGAGTAATACGAGCCGGCGGTGATCCGGATAAAATCGTTTTTTCCGGTGTTGGCAAAACCGAGGCCGAGATTCGTCGTGCGCTCGAGCTGGATATTGGATGTTTTAATGTTGAGTCGGCCAGTGAGCTGGTGCGAATCAATGAAATTGCCCGCGACATGAATACGCATGCACGCATTGCATTGCGCGTGAATCCTGATGTTGATCCCAACACGCACCCGTATATTTCCACGGGGCTTCGTGAAAACAAGTTTGGCATTCCCATCGAGGATGCATTCGAACTGTACCAGCGGGCTGCCGAATCAGCCGGTTTGCAGATCAAGGGGATCGCCTGCCACATTGGGTCGCAGCTGACAGATACCGAGCCGTTTATCGAGGCGCTTGAGCGGGTAATGGCCCTGGTAGGCGAGCTTGATGATGCCGGCATTACGCTGGAAACCATTGATCTCGGCGGCGGCCTGGGAATTACCTATTACGATGAGGAGCCGCCTGAACCGGATGATTATATTACCGAGCTGATGGATCACTTTCAGAGCCTTGGTTCGCGCTACCAGAAAATGTGCATCATTATTGAGCCTGGTCGATCCATAGTCGGTAACGCCGGCGCACTGGTTTCTCGAGTAGAGTATCTCAAGCATGGCGAAGAACATAACTTTGCCGTAATTGATGCGGCCATGAACGACCTGATACGACCCACGCTATACAACGCTTGGCAGGAAATCGTTCCGGTAGAGCGCAAACATGATCTGCAGACCGGTGTGTATGACGTGGTTGGACCGATTTGCGAGACGGGGGATTTTCTTGGCAAGGAGCGTGAACTGGCCATTGAGGAAGATGACCTGGTTGCCATTTTGTCAGCCGGTGCCTATGGCTTCAGCATGAGCTCAAACTACAACAGCCGGCCGCGTGTTCCCGAAGTCATGGTTGATGGAGACCGGTTCCATGTTATTCGTCGACGCGAAACACTTGACGAGCTGATTGGCCCGGAAGCATTCATTCCGGAATAG